In one Desulfobotulus mexicanus genomic region, the following are encoded:
- a CDS encoding tyrosine-type recombinase/integrase: MATKNQLTAIECDNAAPRESRYALSDGNGLFLNVYPSGTKTWKARLRVGGKLQEHTLGPFPEVSVKDARLILANLRLKIAHGINPAEEKQAARNEASGKNGFEALAMDWFHAVHATQVVPAHADRNLSRLNKLVLPYLGKHRPEDITPPMVLEVLRRIAARGHVETAHRVKSILSLIFRYGISLGRLERDPTRDLTGILPAAEVVHHPAILDVSELAGLLRALDGYQGTPIVTAAARLLPLIFCRPGEMLNMCWPDIDPAKTQWVWVSAKTRTQMITPLSRQAMQILAGLKPLTGEGRFVLPSLRAKDKPLSNTAIKGALDSLGYRGRMTSHGWRAVARTHLVETMNYPVDIVEMQLGHSVRDALGRAYNRTTFLDPRREMMQAWADWLDEVRLLPAPASASPVDGVDPWAQWTAD, from the coding sequence ATGGCAACAAAAAACCAGCTCACGGCCATTGAGTGCGACAATGCGGCACCGAGGGAATCACGGTACGCATTGTCCGACGGCAATGGCCTTTTTCTGAACGTGTACCCGTCAGGCACAAAAACATGGAAAGCCCGGCTGCGGGTGGGCGGGAAGCTCCAGGAGCACACGCTCGGCCCCTTTCCGGAGGTTTCCGTAAAGGACGCCCGTCTGATACTGGCAAATCTCAGGCTGAAAATAGCGCACGGGATAAACCCTGCTGAGGAGAAGCAGGCTGCGAGAAATGAGGCCAGCGGCAAGAATGGATTTGAGGCGCTGGCAATGGACTGGTTCCATGCGGTACACGCCACGCAGGTGGTCCCGGCGCATGCAGACCGGAACTTATCCCGCCTCAATAAGCTGGTTTTGCCCTACCTTGGAAAACACAGGCCAGAGGACATTACCCCGCCGATGGTGCTGGAGGTTCTGCGGCGGATTGCGGCAAGGGGGCATGTCGAAACGGCCCACAGGGTCAAGTCCATTTTGTCGCTCATCTTCCGGTATGGTATTTCCCTGGGCAGGCTTGAGAGGGATCCGACACGGGATTTGACAGGGATACTCCCTGCGGCAGAAGTCGTGCACCATCCGGCAATCCTGGACGTGTCGGAACTGGCGGGGCTGCTGCGGGCACTGGACGGCTACCAGGGAACCCCCATCGTGACCGCTGCGGCCCGGCTGCTGCCGTTGATTTTTTGCAGGCCAGGGGAGATGCTGAATATGTGCTGGCCCGACATCGACCCGGCAAAGACCCAGTGGGTGTGGGTGTCGGCCAAAACACGGACGCAGATGATCACGCCATTGAGCCGTCAGGCCATGCAAATCCTGGCGGGATTAAAACCCCTCACGGGGGAGGGCCGGTTCGTTTTGCCATCGCTTCGGGCCAAGGATAAGCCCCTGTCAAACACGGCCATTAAGGGTGCGCTGGATTCTTTGGGATACAGGGGCAGGATGACATCCCACGGGTGGCGGGCTGTGGCCCGGACGCATCTGGTGGAAACAATGAACTATCCTGTGGACATCGTGGAAATGCAGCTGGGGCACAGCGTGAGGGATGCCTTGGGGCGGGCGTACAACCGGACCACTTTTTTAGATCCGCGGCGGGAAATGATGCAGGCCTGGGCGGACTGGCTGGATGAGGTACGGCTGCTGCCTGCGCCTGCATCCGCCAGTCCGGTAGACGGGGTGGACCCGTGGGCTCAGTGGACCGCCGATTGA